From Bacteroidales bacterium, a single genomic window includes:
- a CDS encoding MBOAT family protein gives MLFNTIEYVLFLPIVVIIYFLLPHKFRWILLLAASYFFYMSWKVEYVFLIAISTLVGYLSGVLMEKYPDKKSKLLLLIFNLFANLGILFFFKYFNFVAENINLLFDKLEFGRNIPLMNVLLPVGISFYTFQTLSYSIDVYFGRQKAEKHLGYFALYVSFFPQLVAGPIERFSRLTPQLKAKHDFTYDNLSNGLRLILYGLFIKMVIADNLAGIVDNIYATPGNYSSLDILTGMVFYSFQIYSDFYGYSVIAIGSAKIMGVNLMNNFKTPYLAKNIAEFWQRWHISLSTWFRDYLYYPLGGNRVKKSRWAINILIVFVVSGIWHGANWTFLIWGALFGILYILEKIINSTFRLEKEHKPYSLWHILLSIKTFGLVTLIWVFFRSQSFGEAINIFSLLFSGTGQITEALIIPGYVWFWLIVFIITDILLYNKRFDSWLANMPLIGRWIIYGIFIFSIIVHAGVENFPFIYFQF, from the coding sequence ATGCTTTTTAATACAATAGAGTATGTTCTTTTTTTACCGATTGTGGTAATTATTTACTTTCTGCTTCCTCACAAATTTAGGTGGATTTTACTTCTTGCGGCAAGCTATTTTTTTTACATGAGCTGGAAAGTAGAGTACGTATTTTTAATAGCTATATCAACATTAGTGGGGTACCTTAGTGGTGTTTTAATGGAAAAATATCCTGATAAAAAATCAAAGTTACTACTTTTAATATTTAATCTTTTTGCAAACTTAGGGATACTTTTTTTCTTCAAATACTTCAATTTTGTTGCAGAAAATATAAATCTACTTTTTGACAAATTAGAGTTTGGCAGAAATATACCATTAATGAATGTTTTGTTGCCGGTCGGGATTTCGTTCTATACTTTTCAGACTCTAAGTTATTCCATAGATGTTTATTTTGGACGACAAAAGGCTGAAAAACACTTAGGATATTTTGCCCTATATGTCTCATTTTTCCCTCAGCTGGTTGCCGGACCTATTGAACGTTTTTCCAGACTAACACCTCAACTAAAAGCCAAGCACGATTTTACTTACGACAACCTGTCTAATGGGTTGCGACTTATTCTCTACGGCTTGTTTATAAAGATGGTTATTGCAGATAACTTAGCCGGAATTGTTGACAATATATACGCTACCCCGGGCAACTACTCTTCATTAGATATTTTAACAGGAATGGTTTTCTACTCCTTCCAAATTTACAGCGACTTTTACGGATACTCGGTTATTGCCATAGGAAGTGCAAAAATAATGGGTGTAAATCTTATGAATAATTTTAAAACACCCTACCTTGCAAAAAATATAGCTGAATTTTGGCAACGATGGCATATTTCGCTATCAACCTGGTTTAGAGACTATTTATACTATCCACTTGGAGGCAATCGGGTTAAAAAAAGCAGATGGGCTATTAACATCTTAATTGTCTTCGTTGTTAGTGGGATTTGGCATGGTGCCAACTGGACATTTCTAATTTGGGGTGCACTGTTTGGTATTTTATACATACTTGAAAAAATTATTAATTCAACTTTTAGGTTAGAAAAAGAGCACAAGCCGTACTCTCTTTGGCATATACTATTATCAATTAAAACCTTTGGTTTAGTTACTTTAATATGGGTATTCTTTAGGAGTCAGTCCTTCGGCGAAGCGATTAATATTTTCTCTCTGCTGTTTTCAGGTACAGGACAAATAACTGAAGCACTGATAATTCCGGGTTATGTTTGGTTTTGGCTGATAGTTTTTATTATTACAGATATCTTGCTTTACAATAAACGCTTTGATTCATGGTTGGCAAATATGCCACTTATTGGCAGATGGATAATTTACGGCATTTTTATATTCAGCATTATTGTCCATGCGGGGGTAGAGAATTTTCCTTTTATTTATTTCCAATTCTAA